From a single Labrenzia sp. PHM005 genomic region:
- a CDS encoding ABC transporter substrate-binding protein, with product MRTLVNGIAFIVCLFGLVSHAAADAERPDLLIYTENYEPFYFRDENGGIAGRVTNIVRTLAQDAGVSITMRLAPFKRGLLVTQRKPNTCFMALWRTEAREPNFEWVGPLQIDGFAYFALAENKIKLSAHSDTFAYSTGAVAGWTSTMDAQQAGHPRLTLVDSDILNVDMLLAGRIDLWLGGLLSAPYIADKRGIKIKNVFTLKEVDLSLACHPDSNPDVLSRLRKSLKLRYSMVDDPNNASR from the coding sequence ATGCGAACCTTGGTCAATGGCATCGCTTTCATAGTGTGCTTGTTTGGCCTTGTATCCCATGCGGCTGCTGACGCCGAGCGGCCCGATCTGCTTATCTACACCGAAAACTACGAGCCTTTCTATTTTCGCGACGAAAATGGCGGGATCGCGGGCCGTGTGACGAACATAGTCCGCACCCTCGCGCAAGATGCAGGGGTGTCCATTACGATGCGCCTGGCTCCGTTCAAACGCGGCCTGCTTGTTACACAACGAAAACCGAACACGTGCTTCATGGCGTTGTGGCGGACGGAAGCTCGCGAACCAAACTTCGAGTGGGTTGGCCCGCTGCAAATTGACGGTTTCGCTTATTTCGCCTTGGCAGAAAACAAAATCAAATTGAGCGCCCATTCGGACACCTTCGCCTACAGCACCGGTGCTGTCGCTGGCTGGACCAGCACGATGGATGCCCAACAAGCTGGTCATCCGCGTTTGACCTTGGTTGATTCTGACATTCTCAACGTTGACATGCTGCTCGCCGGCAGAATCGACCTTTGGCTTGGCGGTTTGTTGTCAGCTCCCTACATCGCAGATAAGCGCGGGATTAAGATCAAGAATGTGTTCACACTGAAAGAGGTCGATCTTTCACTGGCGTGCCATCCAGATTCAAATCCCGACGTCTTAAGCAGATTGAGAAAATCTCTCAAGTTGCGCTATTCGATGGTCGATGATCCCAATAACGCCAGTCGTTAG
- a CDS encoding LysR family transcriptional regulator — MQWDHLKTFLTFLREGSVRQAAKRLETTHSTVARQLKALEADLGGPLFEPGAKNRELTPLGSRILPIAERMEKDAASIDRAAFAEDTSLAGPVRLSVSESLYLSVLAPVLGNFLQQFPMIILELVMSDQLTSLPKREADVVIRITKSPPDNAVGRKLADSPMCLYAAPSYLENRPKLDRWISIDYPLSKRPAIPARIAATVDSAVAAAYMIRMGQGIGMIPCYLGDNDPSVVRLPGFDPVPDMAIWILTHTDLKTNPRVRVLLDHLYGSFSDIRQNIEG; from the coding sequence ATGCAGTGGGACCATCTGAAAACATTCCTAACTTTTTTGCGGGAAGGCTCCGTCAGACAGGCCGCAAAACGGCTTGAAACGACACATTCAACCGTCGCCCGGCAACTTAAGGCACTTGAGGCTGACTTGGGCGGACCGCTTTTTGAGCCAGGCGCGAAAAACCGGGAACTCACCCCTTTGGGCAGTCGTATTCTCCCAATTGCAGAACGAATGGAAAAAGACGCCGCTTCTATCGACCGGGCCGCATTCGCGGAAGATACCAGCCTGGCCGGCCCTGTTCGATTGTCCGTCTCTGAGAGCCTATATTTAAGCGTGCTCGCACCGGTTCTCGGAAACTTCCTGCAACAGTTTCCGATGATCATTTTGGAGTTGGTTATGTCTGATCAGCTGACCAGCCTGCCGAAACGGGAAGCCGATGTCGTAATTCGTATCACCAAATCACCACCGGATAATGCAGTTGGCCGGAAACTAGCGGACAGTCCAATGTGCCTCTACGCAGCTCCCTCCTACTTGGAGAATAGGCCGAAACTCGATCGGTGGATTTCCATCGACTACCCCTTGTCGAAAAGACCAGCGATACCCGCCCGGATTGCTGCTACTGTCGATTCCGCAGTCGCCGCCGCTTATATGATCCGAATGGGACAGGGCATCGGTATGATCCCATGCTACCTAGGCGACAATGATCCCAGCGTTGTGCGGTTGCCGGGTTTTGATCCGGTTCCTGATATGGCGATCTGGATCCTCACCCATACCGATCTGAAAACGAATCCGAGGGTGCGTGTCCTTCTGGATCATCTTTACGGATCATTTTCAGACATCCGGCAAAACATTGAAGGCTGA
- a CDS encoding SelT/SelW/SelH family protein → MQHLPAPHIIITYCRQCNWLLRSAWLAQEILSTFSEETVAVTLVPGTGGTFTITCDGTTVWDRKADDGFPEAKILKQRLRDLLWPEKDLGHNERK, encoded by the coding sequence ATGCAGCACCTTCCCGCGCCCCATATCATCATCACCTATTGCCGCCAATGCAATTGGCTGTTGCGCTCCGCTTGGCTGGCGCAGGAAATCCTGTCGACCTTTTCTGAAGAAACCGTGGCTGTAACGCTTGTCCCAGGAACCGGCGGCACCTTTACGATTACCTGCGACGGGACCACTGTTTGGGACCGTAAGGCGGATGACGGCTTCCCTGAGGCAAAAATCTTGAAACAACGTCTGCGGGACCTCCTCTGGCCGGAAAAGGATTTGGGCCATAACGAGCGGAAATAG
- a CDS encoding choline kinase family protein yields MPQSNPDIPASLPKSLQTAFQQCPELFAVMGLPVAADVMDGLSNHVLRVTAETGVFFLRLGKGGAKAPVDRYREAHNVRLAAEIGVGVAPIFIEPSTGTLVTRSVEGLVASGDDLPELLGKQLASLHTSGLQFEGDINPTHVFENLFSQVNGAWDALALELLDSDLRKQIGDLAALFETSGTETGIEPVPSHGDLSPGNCLFASGRVWLIDWEFSGMAARSWDLAYAIQEHGFDAVAESRFLQAYQRQGGLKVSNRDLQITKARCDSISAMWALLQISKGRDRKVFAPFAHDRFTRAFNSSLGFS; encoded by the coding sequence TTGCCACAGTCCAACCCAGATATTCCAGCCTCGTTACCCAAGTCATTGCAGACGGCATTCCAGCAATGCCCGGAGTTGTTTGCGGTCATGGGATTACCAGTTGCTGCCGACGTGATGGATGGTCTCAGTAATCATGTGCTTCGTGTGACGGCAGAAACGGGCGTATTTTTTCTACGGCTGGGCAAGGGAGGCGCAAAGGCACCGGTCGACCGGTATCGGGAAGCGCATAATGTGCGCCTTGCTGCGGAAATTGGTGTGGGGGTAGCGCCAATCTTCATTGAACCGTCGACAGGAACATTGGTTACCCGAAGTGTAGAAGGCCTGGTGGCTTCTGGAGATGATTTGCCGGAGTTACTTGGGAAACAACTGGCCAGCCTGCATACCTCCGGTCTGCAGTTTGAGGGGGACATCAATCCAACGCACGTATTTGAAAATCTGTTTTCCCAAGTCAACGGTGCCTGGGATGCCTTGGCGCTTGAGCTTTTGGATAGTGACTTGAGGAAACAGATAGGGGATTTGGCTGCTCTATTTGAAACCAGTGGGACAGAAACTGGAATTGAACCAGTTCCAAGTCATGGGGATCTGTCGCCCGGAAACTGCTTGTTTGCCTCTGGTCGGGTGTGGCTGATCGATTGGGAGTTTTCAGGTATGGCAGCCCGGTCCTGGGACTTGGCCTATGCAATTCAGGAACATGGCTTTGATGCGGTAGCGGAAAGCCGTTTTCTGCAAGCCTATCAACGCCAGGGCGGACTAAAAGTTTCAAACAGAGACCTGCAAATCACGAAGGCGCGTTGCGATAGCATCTCGGCCATGTGGGCGCTTTTGCAGATATCAAAGGGGCGGGATCGAAAGGTATTTGCTCCATTTGCTCATGACCGATTCACTCGGGCCTTTAACTCCAGCCTTGGATTTTCTTGA
- a CDS encoding BLUF domain-containing protein, whose protein sequence is MHLVSMIYASKTKDIDDVAIDGILQKARSNNPKLGLTGVLLFNSKFFVQCLEGGRMDVNRLYNAIAKDPRHEDPVILDYREVPSRSFSEWSMAYIGESEYHEPMAFKYTTKKSFNPYDMNGDRIRAFLSEMVQVANPASG, encoded by the coding sequence ATGCATTTGGTTTCAATGATTTATGCCAGCAAAACCAAGGATATTGATGATGTCGCGATTGACGGCATTCTTCAGAAAGCGCGGAGCAATAATCCGAAACTCGGTCTGACCGGTGTCCTCCTCTTCAATAGCAAGTTTTTTGTTCAATGCCTTGAAGGCGGCCGGATGGACGTCAATCGGCTCTACAATGCGATTGCCAAGGACCCAAGACACGAAGACCCGGTTATCCTGGATTACAGGGAGGTTCCATCCCGCAGTTTCTCAGAATGGAGCATGGCGTACATTGGCGAAAGTGAGTATCACGAACCGATGGCTTTCAAATACACAACCAAGAAGTCATTTAATCCCTATGACATGAATGGGGATCGCATCCGTGCTTTTCTGAGCGAGATGGTGCAGGTGGCGAATCCCGCTTCAGGGTAA
- a CDS encoding heparan-alpha-glucosaminide N-acetyltransferase, whose amino-acid sequence MTVSSGYSDAIETSSQASGRLALLDLARGVAVIAMVIYHFSWDLSWFAFVDWQVADAAGWRTFAISIAASFLFLAGISLDLAHHRQIRWRSFWKREAIILAAAASVSLGTYFAFPEIFVRFGILHCIAASSLIALPFTRLSMFFSAVAGVTFLALPHLVSTTVFDGDLWLWTGLGAPASASVDYVPLAPWTGATLLGITASQMVRRSGLLERLSTLRFSGRPSLLLRWMGRHSLPIYLLHQPVLFGLVWSVTVLGPGMDTTSRSFQKNCTATCSQSLDNEPLCQAACACTLTGLKTQNVWEPLLATPQDPSLQTQMSALYSTCLADPQTYAR is encoded by the coding sequence ATGACAGTTTCATCCGGATACAGCGATGCGATAGAAACGTCTAGCCAGGCGTCTGGACGGCTCGCACTTTTGGATCTGGCGCGCGGCGTCGCCGTCATCGCCATGGTGATCTACCATTTTTCCTGGGATCTATCCTGGTTTGCCTTTGTCGATTGGCAAGTTGCAGACGCTGCGGGATGGCGAACATTTGCCATCTCAATAGCAGCAAGTTTTCTGTTTCTCGCCGGCATCAGCCTGGATCTCGCCCATCATCGCCAGATTCGATGGCGGTCGTTTTGGAAACGGGAAGCGATTATTCTAGCGGCGGCGGCCAGTGTTTCGCTCGGCACTTATTTCGCTTTTCCTGAGATTTTCGTTCGCTTTGGCATCCTGCACTGCATCGCCGCTTCGAGCCTCATCGCCCTGCCCTTCACCCGTCTGTCGATGTTTTTTTCCGCTGTTGCCGGCGTCACCTTTTTAGCCCTGCCTCACCTGGTTTCTACGACGGTCTTCGACGGTGATCTTTGGCTCTGGACAGGATTGGGAGCCCCCGCAAGTGCCAGCGTTGATTATGTTCCCCTGGCGCCCTGGACTGGAGCCACGCTGCTAGGGATCACAGCTTCCCAAATGGTCCGAAGGTCTGGACTTTTGGAACGGCTCTCAACACTCCGGTTCAGTGGCAGGCCTAGCCTCCTGTTGCGATGGATGGGCCGCCATTCCCTGCCGATCTATCTCCTTCATCAGCCCGTGCTCTTTGGCCTGGTATGGAGCGTCACAGTCCTCGGCCCTGGCATGGATACGACGAGCCGCAGTTTCCAAAAGAATTGCACCGCAACCTGCTCGCAGAGCTTAGATAACGAGCCGCTTTGCCAAGCGGCCTGCGCCTGCACGTTAACTGGATTGAAAACACAGAATGTATGGGAGCCGTTGCTGGCAACACCGCAAGATCCCAGCTTGCAAACCCAAATGAGTGCTCTCTACAGCACTTGCCTTGCCGATCCCCAGACTTACGCCAGATGA
- a CDS encoding DUF3775 domain-containing protein, translating into MDVDLSLSADTIRMLVQKAKAVAVSSNDTFEDGHEGDVEFDADTLEEAHSHDGLAEEENDDLSDEELRELLEDLNVDESAELVAIAWIGRGDFEAEDFTQAVQEAKERAVGSTATYLLGMPMLADYLEAGLDALSL; encoded by the coding sequence ATGGACGTTGATCTCTCTCTATCAGCCGATACCATCCGGATGTTGGTGCAAAAGGCCAAAGCAGTCGCCGTATCTTCGAACGACACGTTTGAGGATGGGCATGAGGGCGACGTAGAGTTTGATGCCGACACGCTTGAGGAGGCTCACAGCCACGACGGTTTGGCCGAAGAGGAAAATGATGACCTTTCCGACGAAGAACTGCGCGAGTTGCTGGAAGATCTGAACGTGGACGAATCCGCTGAGCTCGTTGCCATCGCGTGGATCGGCCGGGGCGATTTTGAAGCAGAAGATTTTACCCAAGCCGTACAGGAAGCCAAGGAGCGCGCTGTCGGGTCAACCGCGACATACCTACTCGGAATGCCCATGCTGGCAGACTACTTGGAAGCAGGTCTGGACGCCCTGTCTCTCTGA
- a CDS encoding pyridoxal phosphate-dependent aminotransferase produces the protein MGFLADALARVQPSATIAVTNKARELKAAGRDVIGLGAGEPDFDTPDNIKAAAIKAINDGKTKYTAVDGIPELKAAIVEKFKRENGLTYETNQITVGTGGKQVLYNALVATINPGDEVIIPTPYWVSYPDMVLLAGGEPVIVEADKSTFKITPEALDAAITSRTKWLIFNSPSNPSGAAYTEAELKALCDVLVKHPQVWVMTDDMYEHLVYDDFEFTTPAQVEPSLYERTLTVNGVSKAYSMTGWRIGYAGGPVELIKAMAKVQSQSTSNPSSIAQWAAVEAISGTQDFIPTNNEVFKGRRDLVVSMLNQANGISCPVPEGAFYVFPSCAGTIGKTAPSGKVIENDEDFVTELLETEGVAVVHGSAFGLGPNFRVSYATSTEALEEACTRIQRFCGNLK, from the coding sequence ATGGGCTTTCTTGCTGACGCATTGGCGCGAGTTCAACCTTCTGCGACCATCGCTGTCACCAACAAGGCACGCGAGCTGAAAGCCGCAGGCCGCGATGTGATCGGTCTCGGTGCTGGCGAGCCGGATTTCGACACCCCGGACAACATCAAGGCAGCTGCCATTAAGGCAATCAACGACGGTAAGACCAAATACACGGCTGTAGATGGCATTCCGGAGCTGAAAGCTGCGATCGTCGAAAAGTTCAAGCGGGAAAACGGACTCACGTACGAAACCAATCAGATCACGGTCGGCACTGGCGGCAAGCAGGTGCTCTACAATGCACTGGTTGCCACCATCAATCCGGGCGATGAGGTCATCATCCCGACGCCGTATTGGGTGAGCTATCCGGATATGGTTCTGCTGGCTGGCGGCGAACCGGTGATCGTGGAAGCCGACAAGTCGACCTTCAAGATCACCCCGGAAGCGCTGGATGCAGCCATCACCTCCCGCACCAAGTGGCTGATCTTCAACTCACCGTCCAACCCGTCTGGTGCCGCGTACACGGAAGCTGAACTGAAGGCGCTCTGCGACGTTCTGGTCAAACATCCGCAAGTTTGGGTGATGACCGACGACATGTATGAGCACCTGGTCTACGACGACTTCGAGTTCACGACACCGGCTCAGGTCGAACCCTCTCTTTATGAGCGGACGCTGACCGTCAATGGTGTGTCCAAAGCCTATTCCATGACCGGATGGCGCATCGGGTATGCCGGTGGCCCGGTCGAGCTGATCAAGGCCATGGCCAAGGTTCAGTCTCAATCCACCTCGAACCCGAGCTCGATCGCTCAGTGGGCTGCGGTTGAGGCAATTTCCGGCACGCAGGACTTCATTCCGACCAACAACGAAGTCTTCAAAGGCCGCCGTGATCTTGTTGTCTCCATGTTGAACCAGGCCAACGGAATCTCTTGCCCGGTTCCGGAAGGCGCGTTCTATGTCTTCCCATCCTGTGCGGGCACCATCGGCAAGACAGCGCCGTCCGGCAAGGTGATCGAGAACGACGAAGACTTCGTCACCGAGCTTCTTGAAACCGAAGGCGTTGCGGTTGTGCATGGATCGGCGTTCGGCCTTGGTCCCAACTTCCGGGTTTCCTACGCAACCTCAACCGAAGCATTGGAAGAAGCCTGCACCCGCATCCAGCGCTTCTGCGGCAACCTGAAGTAA
- a CDS encoding NIPSNAP family protein — MITCYVRYELNPSKIAEFEEYAKMWVPLVEKFGGIHHGYYLPHESPNDLAVCLFSFPSLAEYEQYRTKSMEDEDCLKAYELAEKTDCIRRYDRHFLRPLERS; from the coding sequence TTGATCACCTGTTATGTGCGGTATGAGCTCAACCCGTCCAAGATTGCGGAGTTTGAGGAATACGCAAAAATGTGGGTGCCGCTGGTGGAAAAATTCGGTGGCATTCATCACGGTTACTATCTTCCGCACGAAAGCCCGAATGACCTGGCCGTCTGCCTGTTTTCCTTCCCGTCATTGGCCGAATATGAGCAATACCGGACAAAAAGCATGGAAGACGAAGACTGCTTGAAGGCGTATGAGCTGGCCGAAAAGACCGATTGCATCCGGCGCTACGACCGCCATTTCCTGCGGCCTTTAGAACGGAGTTAG
- a CDS encoding methyl-accepting chemotaxis protein has product MRNLKITHAIMLVAAIPLIATILFAGQSVFKEYETVEETEQLSQLINLSTKLSAVVHEQQKERGATAVFLGSGGTRFVTELANQRKLTDGKHGELDSFLASFDPETYGPVFSKALSAILKQVDQMSTVRDKVDTQAIAAKDAIGYYTQLNGKNLSLIGSMTSLSSDPVIVRRLFAYTNYLQGKERAGIERAVGSNGLAAGKFDPALLDKFKQLVSMQNTYNDVFLSEATKEQSAFFEQIMSGAPARNVDRMRKTIFAGGLSGDLEGLEAGTWFAAITKKINGLKEIEDTLGADLLNSLATMKTHAVANQWKATTTAVATVLGVILLALVIIRMVSSGFRSLIAAMTRLADGDTDVELPAMRTNEIGDMINCVQVFKENAIEKHRLEQQQAEDAERAATERRKTMQQLADDFDTKVGSIIETVSSASTELNSTAGAMAHISDQANNRAATVAAASEQATANVQTVATAAEEMAASINEISGQMVRASEASQEAVERASNTSHQIEVLSNKAEKIGDVVKIISDIAEQTNLLALNATIESARAGEAGKGFAVVASEVKELAGQTGKATEEINRQIEEVQSATKDAVSSMSQISESILNLNEVATGIAAAMEEQGATTQEISRSVQEAASGTNDVNINIAGVSEAAQETGAAAGEVTSASQELSTQSERLKSEVSGFIEQVRAS; this is encoded by the coding sequence ATGCGTAATCTCAAGATCACTCACGCAATCATGCTTGTTGCAGCAATCCCACTGATTGCGACAATCTTATTTGCCGGACAGAGTGTTTTCAAAGAATACGAGACCGTTGAGGAGACTGAACAGCTCAGTCAGCTGATCAATCTTTCAACCAAACTCAGCGCAGTGGTGCATGAACAACAAAAGGAGCGCGGCGCCACTGCAGTGTTTCTGGGAAGTGGCGGCACCCGGTTTGTCACCGAACTGGCAAATCAGCGCAAACTGACTGACGGCAAACATGGTGAGCTAGATAGCTTTTTGGCATCCTTTGATCCGGAAACGTATGGACCAGTGTTTTCCAAAGCTCTGTCAGCAATCCTGAAACAAGTTGATCAAATGAGTACGGTCCGGGACAAGGTCGATACGCAAGCGATCGCCGCCAAGGATGCGATTGGTTATTACACTCAGCTGAATGGCAAAAACCTGTCGCTGATCGGCTCCATGACGTCGCTGAGCAGCGACCCGGTCATTGTTCGCAGGCTGTTTGCCTACACCAATTACCTACAGGGCAAGGAACGGGCCGGTATTGAACGCGCAGTCGGCTCCAATGGTTTGGCTGCAGGCAAGTTCGATCCCGCACTTCTGGACAAGTTCAAACAGCTTGTCTCCATGCAGAACACGTATAACGACGTCTTTTTAAGCGAGGCGACAAAGGAGCAAAGCGCCTTTTTTGAGCAGATCATGTCTGGTGCCCCTGCCCGCAATGTCGACCGCATGCGCAAGACCATCTTCGCTGGCGGTCTTTCTGGAGACCTTGAGGGGCTGGAAGCCGGGACTTGGTTTGCGGCAATCACTAAAAAAATCAATGGCCTCAAAGAGATTGAAGACACGCTCGGCGCCGATCTCTTGAACTCCCTTGCGACGATGAAGACGCACGCCGTTGCCAATCAATGGAAGGCCACCACCACAGCCGTCGCCACCGTACTTGGCGTGATACTCCTGGCCCTCGTGATCATTCGCATGGTGAGCTCTGGTTTCCGGAGTTTAATCGCGGCAATGACCCGTTTGGCAGACGGGGATACAGATGTAGAGCTGCCGGCCATGCGGACAAATGAAATCGGCGACATGATCAATTGCGTCCAAGTGTTCAAGGAGAACGCCATAGAGAAACACCGGCTGGAACAGCAACAGGCTGAAGATGCCGAGCGCGCGGCCACCGAACGGCGCAAAACCATGCAGCAGCTGGCCGATGACTTCGATACCAAGGTCGGGTCCATCATTGAGACCGTCTCATCCGCATCAACAGAACTGAATTCGACGGCCGGAGCAATGGCCCATATTTCAGACCAAGCCAACAACCGCGCTGCGACCGTTGCCGCAGCTTCGGAACAGGCAACAGCCAATGTCCAAACCGTCGCCACGGCTGCAGAAGAGATGGCTGCATCCATCAACGAAATCAGCGGGCAAATGGTTCGCGCATCTGAAGCTTCACAAGAGGCTGTTGAGCGGGCCTCAAACACCAGCCATCAGATTGAAGTGCTGTCGAATAAGGCCGAAAAAATCGGTGATGTGGTCAAGATTATCTCCGATATCGCTGAACAAACCAATCTTCTTGCCTTGAATGCAACCATCGAATCCGCCCGTGCAGGCGAAGCTGGCAAGGGGTTCGCGGTCGTGGCCTCCGAGGTCAAAGAACTCGCCGGACAAACCGGCAAGGCGACGGAAGAGATCAACCGGCAAATCGAAGAAGTTCAGTCCGCAACAAAAGACGCGGTGTCTTCCATGTCGCAGATTTCAGAGAGCATCTTGAACCTAAATGAAGTTGCAACAGGTATCGCCGCGGCTATGGAAGAGCAAGGCGCGACCACTCAGGAGATCTCACGGAGTGTTCAGGAAGCTGCCTCCGGAACCAATGACGTCAATATCAACATTGCCGGTGTCAGTGAAGCTGCCCAGGAAACCGGGGCGGCGGCTGGCGAAGTGACCTCAGCTTCGCAGGAGTTGTCGACCCAATCCGAACGGCTGAAGTCTGAAGTCAGCGGCTTCATCGAGCAGGTCCGGGCGAGCTAG
- a CDS encoding MFS transporter, whose protein sequence is MTETATLPTGNDTSPQPTMRQVLTAGAIGNVLEWFDFAIYGYLAQYIASEFFPTTDPLSSLLAVYGAFAAGYLARPLGGMAFGHIGDTLGRKYVLTLSITLMGISTVGIGLLPTYDQIGPAAGVLLVIFRVLQGVSVGGEFTGSIVFIAEQAPRRRRGIYASVSMCGCMAGFLLGSGLTTVLSNLFTDAQMADGIWRIAFLSGIIIMAAGVLLRRSLNVTEEIGASEQGQEETPPLVKAIRYHWADILRVAGLALSTNVGFYIMFVFAVTYLTEQMHISTAEAMDINTFALVLIMLIVPLGGWLSDVVGRRKVLLTFNMLLLVLCYPLFWAIHHQAAWMIVLGQAGFALVIGVLFGCNPGTMTEIAPRSVRISVISIGYNVALATFGGTAPAVATYLIQRTSDDMAPAFYMMIFALAAIVAVLSIPAGTLNKPAPKDQEVSA, encoded by the coding sequence GTGACTGAAACTGCCACACTGCCCACCGGAAACGACACTTCACCGCAACCGACGATGCGCCAAGTTCTGACAGCCGGCGCGATCGGCAATGTTCTTGAGTGGTTCGATTTTGCAATCTACGGCTACCTCGCCCAATACATCGCATCTGAGTTTTTTCCGACAACAGATCCGCTGAGTTCACTGCTGGCAGTCTACGGCGCCTTTGCCGCCGGTTACCTTGCCCGGCCACTCGGCGGCATGGCTTTTGGCCACATTGGGGACACCCTGGGCCGGAAATACGTCCTGACGCTGTCCATTACATTGATGGGGATCAGCACGGTCGGTATTGGTCTGTTGCCAACCTACGACCAGATTGGTCCGGCAGCCGGTGTGCTTCTCGTCATATTCAGAGTTCTACAAGGGGTTTCCGTCGGCGGCGAATTTACCGGATCGATCGTCTTCATTGCAGAGCAGGCACCGCGGCGCAGGCGCGGTATTTACGCAAGCGTCTCAATGTGTGGCTGCATGGCCGGTTTCCTGCTTGGTTCTGGTTTGACCACGGTCCTCTCCAACCTGTTTACAGATGCACAGATGGCAGATGGAATCTGGCGGATCGCCTTCCTGTCGGGGATCATTATTATGGCCGCTGGCGTTCTCTTGCGCAGGTCTTTGAACGTGACAGAGGAGATCGGCGCATCCGAACAGGGGCAAGAGGAAACACCGCCGCTGGTAAAGGCCATTCGTTATCATTGGGCCGACATTCTTCGGGTCGCGGGCCTCGCTTTGTCGACCAATGTCGGTTTCTACATCATGTTCGTGTTTGCCGTGACCTATTTGACCGAACAAATGCATATCTCCACGGCCGAAGCCATGGACATCAACACCTTCGCACTTGTGCTGATCATGCTGATTGTCCCCCTGGGCGGCTGGCTCTCCGATGTCGTTGGCCGCCGTAAGGTCTTGCTCACGTTCAACATGCTCCTGCTGGTGTTGTGCTACCCTTTGTTCTGGGCGATCCACCATCAAGCGGCCTGGATGATCGTGCTCGGTCAGGCCGGATTTGCGCTCGTGATCGGTGTGCTGTTTGGCTGCAATCCCGGCACCATGACCGAGATTGCGCCGCGATCAGTACGTATCAGCGTGATATCCATCGGCTATAATGTCGCCCTAGCAACATTTGGCGGTACTGCTCCTGCCGTTGCGACCTATCTTATTCAACGCACATCAGACGACATGGCGCCCGCGTTTTACATGATGATTTTCGCGCTGGCCGCAATTGTAGCGGTCCTGTCCATCCCCGCAGGCACATTGAACAAACCGGCTCCGAAAGATCAGGAAGTCTCCGCATGA